In Streptomyces capitiformicae, one genomic interval encodes:
- a CDS encoding eCIS core domain-containing protein, producing the protein MRADLSAMRVHTGPAADPLARGPGAEAFAGGSHVFFRRGAYRPRSPSGFRLAGPRSRPPRPAGPWRGRRSQARRVDRQRARRPLGAGDRPLGRGELVRRLMRELGLAPCLPRPRRFNPTQAAAGRVPDLVGRNFTADAPGKSSSMT; encoded by the coding sequence CTGCGGGCCGACCTGTCCGCCATGCGCGTCCACACCGGGCCTGCCGCCGACCCCCTTGCCCGCGGTCCGGGCGCCGAGGCGTTCGCCGGCGGATCACACGTGTTCTTCCGGCGAGGCGCCTATCGGCCGCGCTCCCCGTCCGGGTTCCGGCTGGCTGGCCCCCGAAGCCGCCCACCTCGTCCAGCAGGCCCGTGGCGGGGTCGGCGGAGCCAGGCGCGGAGGGTGGACCGTCAGCGTGCCCGGCGACCCCTGGGAGCAGGCGACCGACCGCTGGGCCGAGGGGAGTTGGTCCGCCGCCTCATGCGCGAACTGGGCCTGGCGCCCTGCCTGCCACGGCCGAGAAGGTTCAACCCCACTCAGGCTGCGGCCGGCCGCGTGCCGGACCTCGTCGGCCGCAACTTCACCGCGGACGCGCCCGGGAAAAGCTCGTCGATGACATGA
- a CDS encoding ATP-binding protein: MLLVFRRAAGLTQEELAEAAGMAARSIRDLERGRRARPQRRTAQSLVSALGLSDADAAVLLAAGRPGRQTIPPADDGTAPSGLLGRRDQLMVLERAAGEARAGRGGVVLVRAGAGMGKTALLDAWASLQQPREMLVMSASGAELEQGFAFAVLRQLVEPLLARAGDEGRARLLAGPAQLASHALRVEGTGELSPEASLGLLHSLYWLMVHVADEGPVALVVDDVHWADVPSVRWLEYLARRLRGLPLLLVLAGRPEDGAGAEPMLERIAGQPYCRLVGLPGLDIDSVTHLVRASLGPAEPRFVAACASATESNPLLLHELLRTLADNQVGATDDQAHLVEEFRGRILAGTVVKRLADEPEPVLCLARALVVLGDEATWKVAAELAGLGESTARELGRRLRQIGVLAPGEPVRFGHALVRTAVAEAVLGPVELAAGHARAAELLRSDGAADDLVAAHLLLAEPGGESWWVDALREAARATRGRGAPEVTSAYLRRALREPVPVEERGPLLLELGKDEIQIDVGAARHHLTQASTALADPYALAEAASLLASALFLSHEHERAVDVLARAVDDLGQTDDGIGLAREVSWFLQAQMLLIGYDQLSTLPAARRHARRLRDHKLAGDTPGECVVLAALSAWATTGEASAQVANDLLDRALRGGLVAADASHMFVSLAGLAFVATDRLDDAVARFDRVGDMGGRWGSFLMVSSAMTWQLLVQARRGRQLPLTADFGHPATTADQGLEPRVRLSMTTQVGESLIERCDLTSATAVLTADADFDRVGWTWQGPALLARSRLHAARGNPAAALAILHEYGAQENRAQVMSLAWVPWRSRAALLHLTLGQRTDALQLATEELELAHRWGTERAIGVASRCLGVIHGGHRGQALLREAVALLKRSPARLELARAHYGLGTALMRGGETDEARQALTQALHLADTCGSVLLAGQVRGALAAAGVRPKPAPPAAPSLSPTEHRLVELLRAGHSDRQIAQALLLTPHDVTGLIEQAGRKLGVSSRAELASPA, from the coding sequence ATGCTGTTGGTCTTTCGCCGGGCCGCGGGGTTGACACAGGAGGAGCTGGCCGAGGCCGCCGGGATGGCGGCCCGGTCCATCCGGGATCTGGAGCGCGGCCGGCGGGCGCGTCCGCAGCGCCGCACGGCGCAGTCGCTGGTGTCGGCGCTGGGGCTGAGTGACGCCGACGCCGCCGTGTTGCTCGCGGCGGGCCGCCCCGGCAGGCAGACGATTCCTCCTGCCGACGACGGCACGGCGCCGTCCGGCCTGCTCGGTCGTCGGGACCAGTTGATGGTCCTGGAGCGTGCGGCCGGTGAGGCACGGGCGGGCCGGGGCGGCGTGGTGCTGGTACGGGCGGGCGCGGGGATGGGGAAGACCGCGCTGCTGGATGCGTGGGCAAGCCTCCAGCAGCCGCGGGAGATGCTGGTGATGTCCGCGAGCGGGGCGGAGCTGGAGCAGGGCTTCGCCTTCGCGGTGCTGCGGCAGCTGGTCGAGCCTTTGCTGGCCCGAGCCGGCGACGAGGGGCGGGCTCGGTTGTTGGCGGGTCCGGCGCAGTTGGCGTCGCACGCGCTGCGTGTGGAGGGGACCGGTGAGCTGTCGCCCGAGGCGTCGCTGGGCCTTCTGCACAGCCTGTACTGGCTGATGGTGCATGTCGCCGACGAGGGGCCGGTCGCCCTGGTGGTCGATGACGTGCACTGGGCGGATGTCCCGTCGGTGCGGTGGCTTGAGTACCTGGCGCGGCGTCTGCGGGGTCTGCCCCTGCTGCTGGTGCTGGCGGGGCGGCCGGAGGACGGGGCCGGGGCCGAGCCGATGCTGGAGCGGATCGCCGGACAGCCGTACTGCCGTCTGGTCGGCCTGCCCGGGTTGGACATCGACAGTGTGACCCACCTGGTGCGGGCGAGCCTGGGGCCCGCTGAACCACGGTTCGTCGCCGCGTGTGCCTCGGCCACCGAAAGCAACCCCCTGCTGCTGCACGAGTTGCTGCGGACCCTGGCCGACAACCAGGTCGGGGCCACCGACGATCAGGCCCATCTGGTGGAGGAGTTCCGGGGCCGGATCCTGGCCGGAACCGTGGTCAAGCGGCTGGCCGACGAGCCGGAGCCGGTCCTTTGCCTGGCGCGGGCCCTGGTCGTGCTGGGGGACGAGGCCACCTGGAAGGTCGCTGCCGAGCTGGCGGGGCTGGGCGAGTCGACGGCACGGGAGCTCGGCCGCAGGCTGCGGCAGATCGGTGTGCTGGCGCCGGGCGAGCCGGTGCGGTTCGGGCATGCCCTGGTCCGCACCGCTGTCGCCGAAGCCGTCCTGGGGCCGGTGGAACTGGCCGCCGGTCACGCGCGGGCAGCCGAACTGCTGCGGAGCGACGGCGCGGCCGACGATCTGGTGGCGGCCCATCTGCTGCTGGCCGAACCGGGCGGTGAAAGCTGGTGGGTGGACGCCCTGCGGGAGGCGGCGCGGGCGACTCGTGGCCGAGGGGCTCCGGAGGTCACCTCCGCCTATCTGCGCCGGGCTCTGCGCGAGCCGGTGCCCGTCGAAGAGCGCGGCCCCTTGCTGCTGGAGCTGGGCAAGGACGAGATACAGATCGACGTCGGCGCGGCCAGGCACCACCTGACGCAGGCATCGACGGCGTTAGCCGACCCGTACGCGCTGGCCGAGGCGGCCTCTCTGCTCGCCAGCGCGCTGTTCCTCAGCCACGAGCACGAGCGCGCCGTCGACGTCCTCGCCCGCGCGGTGGACGATCTGGGGCAGACCGACGACGGCATCGGCCTCGCCCGTGAGGTGTCGTGGTTCCTTCAGGCACAGATGCTGCTGATCGGCTACGACCAGCTGTCCACGCTCCCCGCCGCACGCCGGCACGCGCGACGGCTGCGGGACCACAAGCTGGCCGGTGACACCCCTGGTGAGTGCGTGGTCCTGGCCGCGCTGTCCGCCTGGGCCACCACCGGGGAGGCCAGTGCCCAGGTCGCCAACGACCTCCTCGACCGGGCCCTGCGAGGCGGACTGGTCGCGGCGGACGCGTCCCACATGTTCGTGAGCCTCGCCGGGCTGGCCTTCGTGGCCACCGACCGGCTCGACGACGCGGTCGCGCGATTCGACCGCGTCGGCGACATGGGCGGCCGATGGGGCTCGTTCCTGATGGTCTCGTCCGCGATGACCTGGCAGTTGCTCGTCCAGGCCCGCCGTGGCCGACAGCTCCCGCTCACCGCTGACTTCGGACACCCCGCCACCACGGCCGACCAGGGCTTGGAGCCTCGGGTCAGGCTGTCGATGACAACCCAGGTGGGCGAGTCGCTGATCGAGCGGTGCGACCTGACCTCGGCGACGGCAGTGCTCACCGCGGACGCCGACTTCGACCGGGTGGGCTGGACCTGGCAGGGCCCGGCGCTCCTCGCACGCAGTCGCCTGCACGCGGCGCGGGGCAACCCGGCCGCCGCCCTCGCCATCCTGCACGAGTACGGCGCGCAGGAGAACCGGGCACAGGTCATGAGCCTGGCCTGGGTGCCCTGGCGGTCGCGGGCGGCCTTGCTGCACCTCACGCTCGGACAGCGGACGGACGCGCTCCAACTGGCCACCGAGGAACTGGAGCTGGCCCACCGGTGGGGCACCGAGCGAGCGATCGGGGTGGCCTCACGCTGTCTGGGCGTCATCCACGGCGGACACAGAGGGCAGGCCCTCCTGCGCGAGGCCGTGGCCCTGCTGAAACGGTCCCCCGCCCGACTGGAACTGGCCCGCGCCCACTACGGGCTGGGAACCGCCCTCATGCGCGGCGGCGAGACCGACGAGGCCCGCCAGGCCCTCACCCAGGCGCTCCACCTCGCGGACACCTGCGGCAGCGTCCTGCTGGCCGGCCAAGTACGCGGAGCGCTCGCCGCGGCAGGAGTGCGCCCGAAGCCGGCTCCACCGGCGGCCCCGAGCCTCTCCCCGACCGAACACCGGCTGGTCGAGCTGCTCCGCGCAGGTCACAGTGACCGTCAGATCGCCCAGGCCCTGCTCCTGACCCCGCACGACGTGACCGGACTCATCGAGCAAGCCGGCCGCAAACTGGGGGTGAGCAGCAGGGCGGAGCTGGCGTCCCCGGCCTAG